One window of the Methanomassiliicoccaceae archaeon DOK genome contains the following:
- the ilvB gene encoding biosynthetic-type acetolactate synthase large subunit, giving the protein MRGTKALLSMLEKKGVDTVFGYPGGSVISVYDELVDSSIRHVLVRHEQCAAHMADGYARAKNQPGVCIATSGPGATNLVTGIATAYADSSPIIALTGQVAAGSLGQGAFQEVDAYSLLMPITKHSYRVLDVNRLPHAVSEAWEICQMGRKGPVHIDLPIDQMNADIDESLLDGRFGVKPLTEDLSGLHEAVQWIRESQRPLILVGGGAIDASEEVMELARIMRAPVVSTLMGMGVVPSSYDLNMGPLGLHGRLSALEMSTEADLIISVGSRFSDRTYSPHDRMRDPLGRVIHIDIDATEFSKHRHQCVNLQADARKALRSLICAMGSTPVQRPGWTERALQVKASHVRDDDRDCVPIAPQRVMREINRLIDDDVIITTDVGQNQMWAMHYLDIEHPRQFLTSGTFGTMGFGLPAAIGAKAALPEKKVMTVTGDGGLQMVIQELATSVAEDLPVTVVLLNNGCLGMIKQMQKYYWNGRYSAMELGDDPDFVTVAKGFRCNGIRVERPEEIGDALKQAMESDVTTIVEIMVDPEADILPMLPMNPNIPIIKGDCRF; this is encoded by the coding sequence ATGAGAGGGACCAAGGCACTGCTGAGCATGCTTGAGAAGAAGGGCGTCGACACCGTCTTCGGATATCCCGGGGGCAGCGTCATATCCGTCTACGACGAGCTTGTGGACTCGTCCATCAGGCACGTGCTAGTAAGGCACGAGCAGTGCGCCGCCCACATGGCCGACGGGTACGCCCGCGCCAAGAACCAGCCGGGCGTCTGCATCGCCACCAGCGGACCGGGCGCCACCAACCTCGTCACCGGGATCGCCACCGCGTACGCGGACTCGTCCCCGATCATCGCCCTCACGGGGCAGGTCGCCGCCGGGTCTCTGGGACAGGGCGCGTTCCAGGAGGTCGACGCGTACAGCCTGCTCATGCCGATCACCAAGCACAGCTACAGGGTCCTGGACGTCAACAGGCTCCCCCATGCGGTGAGCGAGGCCTGGGAGATATGCCAGATGGGAAGGAAGGGGCCGGTCCACATCGACCTGCCCATCGACCAGATGAACGCGGACATAGACGAGTCGCTCCTCGACGGGAGGTTCGGCGTCAAGCCGCTGACGGAGGACCTGTCCGGACTGCACGAGGCCGTCCAGTGGATCCGCGAGTCCCAGCGCCCCCTGATCCTCGTGGGCGGAGGCGCGATCGACGCCTCCGAGGAGGTCATGGAGCTCGCCCGCATCATGAGAGCGCCGGTCGTCAGCACCCTCATGGGAATGGGCGTCGTCCCGTCGTCCTACGATCTCAACATGGGGCCGCTGGGCCTCCACGGCAGGCTGTCCGCGCTGGAGATGTCCACCGAGGCCGACCTCATCATATCCGTGGGCAGCAGGTTCTCCGACAGGACGTACAGCCCCCACGACCGCATGAGGGACCCGCTGGGAAGGGTCATCCACATCGACATCGACGCCACGGAGTTCAGCAAGCACAGGCATCAGTGCGTCAACCTGCAGGCGGATGCCAGGAAGGCGCTGAGGTCACTCATATGCGCCATGGGTTCGACGCCTGTCCAGCGGCCGGGATGGACGGAGCGCGCCCTGCAGGTCAAGGCGAGCCACGTCCGCGACGACGACAGGGACTGCGTCCCCATAGCCCCCCAGAGGGTCATGCGCGAGATCAACAGGCTGATCGACGACGATGTGATCATCACCACCGACGTGGGCCAGAACCAGATGTGGGCCATGCACTACCTGGACATCGAGCACCCCAGACAGTTCCTCACCTCCGGGACGTTCGGGACCATGGGGTTCGGACTGCCGGCGGCGATAGGCGCCAAGGCTGCCCTGCCGGAGAAGAAGGTCATGACGGTCACCGGCGACGGAGGGCTCCAGATGGTCATCCAGGAGCTCGCCACCTCGGTCGCGGAGGACCTGCCCGTCACGGTCGTCCTCCTGAACAACGGCTGCCTGGGCATGATAAAGCAGATGCAGAAGTACTACTGGAACGGCCGCTACTCCGCCATGGAGCTCGGGGACGACCCGGACTTCGTCACGGTCGCGAAGGGATTCAGGTGCAACGGCATCCGCGTGGAGAGGCCGGAGGAGATCGGCGACGCGCTGAAACAGGCGATGGAGTCCGACGTCACCACGATCGTCGAGATCATGGTGGATCCAGAGGCGGACATCCTCCCCATGCTGCCCATGAATCCGAACATACCCATCATCAAGGGCGACTGCCGGTTCTGA
- the cca gene encoding CCA tRNA nucleotidyltransferase, with the protein MDLEQSVLERIVPSPDVVASIQERADRLKSIVEEYIASHGIEVEARFAGSFSKGTFLSDPDLDLFLMFPDTVSEQEMRLIGLQAGEDILHGTRMFSDHPYTRGNFEGLDVDMVPCFRIDSTAHLKSAVDRTPFHTEFINSHLDDGGRDQVRLLKKFMKGIGTYGAEQDSRGFSGYLCELLVVRFGSFRGVLEAASHWRDGTVISVKGSGPEIVAPLVVYDPVDPKRNVASAVHLDTLSLLIVAARAYLSEPRLEFFFPNRRAPMTAGALRDTVAGHGSRLVSATFDRPDAIEDNLHSQLWKTQTAFAKKLDDFGFGVIRAVHRMDGDGMTVVFEIERDVLPKTFRHEGPPAWVNSDSFMAKWRGSPFGDPFIEDGRWRVVSERQYTVAADMLRNEAPMAGIGKELDLGTMHVMDHEGTLSGIDPLLLTELLDPKMPWEV; encoded by the coding sequence ATGGACCTCGAACAGAGCGTGCTGGAAAGGATAGTACCCTCCCCCGACGTCGTCGCCTCCATCCAGGAGCGCGCGGACCGCCTGAAGAGCATCGTGGAGGAGTACATCGCATCCCACGGCATCGAGGTCGAGGCCAGGTTCGCCGGGTCCTTCTCCAAGGGGACGTTCCTGTCCGATCCGGACCTGGACCTGTTCCTGATGTTCCCGGACACGGTGTCCGAGCAGGAGATGAGGCTCATCGGCCTGCAGGCCGGGGAGGACATACTCCACGGGACCCGCATGTTCTCCGACCATCCGTACACCAGGGGGAACTTCGAGGGGCTGGACGTGGACATGGTGCCGTGCTTCAGGATCGACAGCACGGCCCACCTCAAGAGCGCGGTCGACCGCACGCCGTTCCACACGGAGTTCATCAACTCGCACCTGGACGACGGCGGCAGGGACCAGGTCCGTCTGCTGAAGAAATTCATGAAGGGGATAGGGACCTATGGCGCGGAACAGGACTCCAGGGGGTTCTCGGGATACCTGTGCGAGCTCCTCGTCGTGAGGTTCGGATCGTTCCGCGGCGTGCTGGAGGCGGCATCCCACTGGAGGGACGGGACCGTCATCTCCGTCAAGGGCAGCGGACCTGAGATCGTGGCGCCGCTGGTCGTCTACGACCCCGTGGACCCGAAGAGGAACGTGGCATCCGCGGTACACCTGGACACCCTGTCCCTGCTCATCGTGGCCGCCAGGGCGTACCTCTCCGAGCCGAGATTGGAGTTCTTCTTCCCCAACCGCAGAGCTCCCATGACCGCCGGAGCGCTTCGCGACACCGTCGCCGGACACGGCAGCAGACTCGTCTCCGCGACGTTCGACAGGCCCGACGCCATAGAGGACAACCTCCACTCCCAGCTCTGGAAGACGCAGACCGCCTTCGCGAAGAAGCTTGACGACTTCGGCTTCGGGGTGATCCGCGCGGTGCACAGGATGGACGGGGACGGGATGACAGTGGTGTTCGAGATCGAGCGCGACGTCCTTCCGAAGACGTTCAGGCACGAGGGTCCGCCCGCATGGGTGAACTCCGACTCGTTCATGGCCAAGTGGAGGGGCAGTCCCTTCGGCGACCCGTTCATAGAGGACGGAAGGTGGAGGGTCGTGTCAGAGCGCCAGTACACCGTCGCCGCCGACATGCTCAGGAACGAGGCGCCGATGGCCGGGATAGGGAAGGAACTGGACCTCGGCACAATGCATGTGATGGATCACGAGGGGACCCTCTCGGGGATCGACCCGCTGCTCCTGACGGAGCTGCTGGACCCCAAGATGCCCTGGGAGGTCTGA
- a CDS encoding FAD-dependent oxidoreductase translates to MKVLIIGGVAGGASAAARLRRLDEDAEIVILERTGYVSYANCGLPYYVGGVITERGKLTLQTPESFRRRFGIDVRVRNEALSIDRDSKTVRVRRLDDGSEYDEPYDVLILSPGAKPLMPDMSGTDDPRVMTMRTVEDTLAMRDFVIANRPRSAVVAGGGYIGLEVAENLAGMGVEVTLVQRPDHVLPPLDRDMAADVHHCLRANGIRLLLSEAVTGFVTDGPLRVNLRSGRTLDADMAVVALGVVPESHLASDAGLETGIKGAVVTDTHMRTSDPSIYAVGDAVQVREFVSGTDAVISLAGPANRQGRIAADNICGIPSEYRGSQGSSVIKVFDMTVATTGLNEKTAKAAGIDYDKVYTYSASHATYYPGARNMSVKTLFERGTGRILGAQIVGYEGTDKRIDVIATAIRAGGDYRLLEELDLAYAPPYSSAKDPVNMAGFVIDNVVSGRVRQFFWDDVSSLREDPSNLFVDVRTPEEFARGHIEGSVNIPVDEMRERMAEIPRDRSIRLICHSALRSYIAARMLSQSGYECSHLAGGFRLYSSVVADIAVGSPDDPPCGQPSS, encoded by the coding sequence ATGAAGGTTCTGATCATCGGTGGGGTGGCCGGCGGGGCATCCGCGGCCGCGAGGCTCAGGAGGCTGGACGAGGATGCGGAGATCGTGATCCTGGAGCGCACAGGGTACGTGTCTTACGCCAACTGCGGACTCCCGTACTACGTCGGAGGGGTGATCACCGAGAGGGGCAAGCTGACCCTGCAGACCCCGGAGTCGTTCCGGAGGCGCTTCGGCATCGACGTCAGGGTCCGCAACGAGGCCCTGTCTATCGACAGGGATTCCAAGACGGTCAGGGTCAGGAGGCTGGACGACGGCTCCGAGTACGATGAGCCGTACGATGTCCTGATCCTGTCTCCCGGTGCGAAGCCCCTGATGCCGGATATGTCGGGGACGGACGATCCGAGGGTGATGACCATGCGCACGGTGGAGGACACGCTGGCCATGCGCGACTTCGTCATCGCCAACAGACCGCGCAGCGCGGTGGTGGCCGGAGGAGGATACATAGGTCTGGAGGTCGCCGAGAACCTCGCCGGGATGGGCGTGGAGGTCACGCTCGTCCAGCGCCCCGACCACGTCCTGCCGCCACTGGACAGGGACATGGCCGCCGACGTGCACCACTGCCTCAGGGCCAACGGGATCAGGCTCCTGCTGTCCGAGGCGGTCACAGGGTTCGTCACCGACGGCCCCCTGAGGGTGAACCTGAGGAGCGGGCGCACGCTGGACGCGGACATGGCCGTGGTCGCCCTGGGCGTGGTGCCGGAGTCCCATCTGGCGTCAGACGCCGGCCTGGAGACAGGTATCAAGGGGGCTGTCGTCACGGACACGCACATGCGCACCTCCGACCCGAGCATCTACGCCGTCGGAGATGCGGTGCAGGTCAGGGAGTTCGTCTCCGGGACGGACGCTGTCATCTCGCTCGCCGGGCCCGCGAACAGGCAGGGCAGGATAGCGGCGGACAACATCTGCGGGATTCCCAGCGAGTACAGGGGTTCCCAGGGTTCGTCGGTGATTAAGGTGTTCGACATGACCGTCGCCACTACGGGACTCAACGAGAAGACCGCGAAGGCCGCAGGCATCGACTACGACAAGGTCTACACCTACTCAGCATCCCATGCTACCTACTATCCAGGAGCCCGGAACATGTCCGTGAAGACGCTGTTCGAGAGGGGCACCGGGAGGATCCTGGGAGCGCAGATCGTCGGCTACGAGGGGACCGACAAGAGGATCGACGTCATCGCCACCGCGATACGCGCGGGAGGGGACTACAGGCTCCTGGAGGAGCTCGATCTGGCATACGCTCCCCCGTACTCGTCCGCGAAGGATCCCGTGAACATGGCGGGATTCGTGATAGACAACGTGGTGTCAGGCAGGGTCAGGCAGTTCTTCTGGGACGACGTCTCCTCGCTTAGGGAGGACCCGTCCAACCTGTTCGTGGACGTCCGCACCCCCGAGGAGTTCGCCCGTGGGCACATAGAGGGCTCCGTGAACATACCGGTGGACGAGATGAGGGAGAGGATGGCGGAGATCCCCAGGGACAGGAGCATCCGCCTGATATGTCACAGCGCCCTCCGCAGCTACATCGCGGCGAGGATGCTGTCCCAGAGCGGATACGAGTGCAGCCATCTCGCGGGAGGGTTCCGTCTTTACTCCTCGGTGGTGGCTGACATCGCCGTCGGGTCCCCGGACGACCCGCCCTGCGGACAGCCCTCGTCCTGA
- the glpK gene encoding glycerol kinase GlpK has protein sequence MTGFVLALDAGTTSVRCMLFGRRGEVLAVSQRALRQIYPGLGMVEHDPAEIRDSCVGVIRDCLSRPGIDPGECVAMGITNQRETTVVWDARTGEPLCNAIVWQDRRTHAFCQELRDRGLGETVLSKTGLQVDAYFSGTKLRWILENVPGARDGAESGDVLFGTVESWLMWCLTGGKVHATDYSNAARTMMFNITDLAWDFELLEILGIPEAMLPTSCPPGHVFGITDPSVIGVSVPIASALGDQQAALFGQTCFDRGDVKITFGTGGFLLMNIGGDPRITSRGLLTTVAWNTGGATEYALEGSIYIAGAAVQWLRDELQIVEESAETERMAESVEDTCGCYVVPAFVGLGAPHWDQNARGIIMGLTRGTNRCHIARASLESIAFQANDVIRAMEADSGTRIHSVKVDGGASANNFLCQFLADITGMEVERPRCIESTALGAAYMAGLTVGFWDGEDDLRDNWSLDRRFVPQMDEAERQEHINGWNRAVRCARLWSETDNSQC, from the coding sequence ATGACCGGATTCGTCCTCGCCCTGGACGCCGGGACAACGAGCGTCCGCTGCATGCTGTTCGGCCGTCGGGGAGAGGTCCTCGCGGTGTCCCAGAGGGCTCTGAGGCAGATCTACCCGGGTCTGGGGATGGTGGAGCACGACCCGGCCGAGATCAGGGATTCCTGCGTGGGCGTCATACGCGACTGCCTGTCTAGGCCGGGCATAGATCCCGGCGAGTGCGTCGCCATGGGCATAACCAACCAGAGGGAGACCACCGTCGTCTGGGATGCGCGCACGGGGGAGCCTCTGTGCAACGCGATCGTATGGCAGGACCGCAGGACCCACGCCTTCTGCCAGGAGCTCAGGGACCGCGGTCTCGGGGAGACCGTCCTGTCCAAGACGGGACTCCAGGTGGATGCCTACTTCTCCGGGACCAAGTTGAGATGGATCCTCGAGAACGTGCCAGGCGCCCGGGACGGGGCGGAGAGTGGCGACGTCCTCTTCGGGACCGTGGAGTCGTGGCTGATGTGGTGCCTCACCGGGGGAAAGGTCCATGCGACCGACTATTCCAACGCGGCCCGCACGATGATGTTCAACATAACCGACCTCGCATGGGACTTCGAACTCCTGGAGATCCTCGGGATCCCGGAGGCCATGCTGCCGACGTCGTGCCCGCCGGGACATGTGTTCGGCATCACCGATCCCTCCGTCATCGGGGTGTCGGTGCCGATAGCCTCGGCCCTCGGGGACCAGCAGGCGGCTCTTTTCGGTCAGACCTGCTTCGACCGCGGCGATGTGAAGATAACCTTCGGCACAGGCGGGTTCCTGCTGATGAACATCGGCGGGGATCCCAGGATCACGAGCAGGGGCCTCCTGACGACCGTCGCCTGGAACACAGGGGGAGCCACGGAGTACGCGCTAGAAGGATCCATATACATCGCGGGTGCGGCAGTGCAATGGCTGAGGGACGAGCTCCAGATCGTCGAGGAGTCCGCCGAGACCGAGAGGATGGCCGAGAGCGTCGAGGACACCTGCGGATGCTACGTGGTCCCTGCGTTCGTCGGCCTCGGTGCGCCGCACTGGGACCAGAACGCCAGGGGGATCATCATGGGTCTGACCAGGGGCACCAACCGCTGCCACATCGCCCGTGCATCGCTGGAGTCGATAGCCTTCCAGGCCAACGACGTCATAAGGGCGATGGAGGCCGATTCCGGGACCCGTATCCACTCAGTGAAGGTCGACGGCGGTGCGAGCGCGAACAACTTCCTGTGCCAGTTCCTCGCGGACATCACAGGCATGGAGGTAGAGCGCCCCCGTTGCATAGAGTCCACCGCGCTCGGCGCTGCGTACATGGCCGGGCTGACGGTCGGCTTCTGGGACGGCGAGGACGATCTCAGGGATAACTGGTCCCTGGACAGGAGGTTCGTGCCGCAGATGGACGAGGCAGAGCGGCAGGAGCACATCAACGGCTGGAACCGTGCGGTCAGATGTGCCAGACTGTGGTCGGAAACAGACAATTCACAGTGTTAA
- the ilvB gene encoding biosynthetic-type acetolactate synthase large subunit produces the protein MKGTKALVTMLERKGVDTLFGYPGGSVIPIYDELYDANLRHILVRHEQCAAHMADGYARASGRPGVCLATSGPGATNLVTGVATAFADSVPMLAFTGQVGTGSLGLGAFQEVDAYSVMMPITKHNFRVLDVNRLPHAVSEAWEICQTGRPGPVHIDLPVDQMNSQVDESVLDEEYGIKPLCEDLSGFEEAVQWIRAANRPIILVGGGAVNAYREVMELSELLQAPVDTTLMSMGVVPSTYDLCMGPLGMHGRMSALHAMNEADLIISVGSRFSDRTYSQKSRMRSPDGRVVHIDLDATEFGKHRHPAVNLQCDSAKAVRMLIEALRPSYTPSMDWADRARLFKKHCACDPDFGCTPIVPQKVMHEINRFIGDDTIVTTDVGQNQMWAMHFLDIEKPRRFLSSGTFGTMGYGLPAAIGAKAAKPDMDVMAITGDGGLQMVMQELATSLAEDLPVTVVLLNNGTLGMVRQWQKLFWNERYSATTLRCDPDFVKLAESFGAKGIRVERPGEIADALKEARDCGRTCIVDITVDPDEHVLPMIPADPKEDIVMGRCGFRI, from the coding sequence ATGAAAGGCACGAAGGCACTGGTAACAATGCTCGAGAGGAAGGGCGTCGACACGCTCTTCGGATACCCCGGCGGAAGCGTCATCCCCATCTACGATGAGCTATACGACGCGAACCTGAGGCACATCCTCGTAAGGCACGAGCAGTGCGCCGCGCACATGGCGGACGGATACGCCAGGGCCTCCGGAAGACCCGGGGTGTGCCTGGCGACCAGCGGCCCCGGGGCCACCAACCTGGTCACCGGCGTCGCCACGGCATTCGCCGACTCCGTCCCGATGCTGGCGTTCACCGGCCAGGTGGGGACAGGCTCCCTCGGCCTGGGCGCCTTCCAGGAGGTCGACGCGTACAGCGTCATGATGCCCATCACCAAGCACAACTTCAGGGTCCTGGACGTGAACAGGCTCCCCCATGCGGTGAGCGAGGCCTGGGAGATATGCCAGACCGGACGCCCCGGCCCGGTCCACATCGACCTGCCCGTGGACCAGATGAACTCCCAGGTGGATGAGTCCGTCCTCGACGAGGAGTACGGCATCAAGCCCCTGTGCGAGGACCTCTCCGGATTCGAGGAGGCAGTCCAGTGGATCAGGGCCGCGAACCGCCCGATAATCCTTGTCGGTGGCGGCGCCGTGAACGCGTACAGGGAGGTCATGGAGCTCTCGGAACTCCTACAGGCTCCGGTGGACACGACCCTCATGAGCATGGGCGTGGTCCCGTCCACGTACGACCTCTGCATGGGCCCGCTGGGGATGCACGGCAGGATGTCGGCCCTCCACGCCATGAACGAGGCCGACCTGATCATATCCGTGGGCAGCAGGTTCTCCGACAGGACGTACAGCCAGAAGAGCCGCATGAGGAGCCCGGACGGCAGGGTCGTCCACATAGACCTGGACGCCACGGAGTTCGGCAAGCACAGGCACCCCGCGGTGAACCTCCAGTGCGACTCCGCCAAGGCGGTGCGCATGCTCATCGAGGCGCTGAGGCCCTCGTACACCCCCAGCATGGACTGGGCGGACAGGGCCAGACTGTTCAAGAAGCACTGTGCCTGTGACCCGGACTTCGGGTGCACGCCCATCGTCCCCCAGAAGGTCATGCACGAGATCAACAGGTTCATCGGAGACGACACCATCGTCACCACCGACGTGGGCCAGAACCAGATGTGGGCCATGCACTTCCTCGACATCGAGAAGCCGCGCAGGTTCCTTTCCTCGGGCACGTTCGGAACCATGGGCTACGGACTGCCGGCGGCGATCGGGGCCAAGGCCGCGAAGCCGGACATGGACGTCATGGCGATCACGGGCGACGGCGGACTGCAGATGGTCATGCAGGAGCTGGCGACATCCCTCGCCGAGGACCTGCCCGTCACCGTGGTGCTCCTGAACAACGGGACCCTGGGCATGGTCAGGCAGTGGCAGAAGCTGTTCTGGAACGAGCGCTACTCCGCCACCACCCTGAGGTGCGACCCGGACTTCGTGAAGCTGGCCGAATCCTTCGGCGCCAAGGGCATCAGGGTCGAGAGGCCCGGCGAGATCGCCGACGCGCTGAAGGAGGCCCGCGACTGCGGAAGGACCTGCATCGTCGACATCACCGTGGACCCGGACGAGCACGTGCTCCCCATGATACCCGCCGACCCCAAGGAGGACATCGTCATGGGCCGTTGCGGGTTCAGGATCTGA